AACAAGTTCACAAAGAGTAGAATTTTGGATATATTAACCAAAAAAATAAGAATGGGATGGGGCAGTGGAGGCCCACTCCAGTTAAGTTTAAAGAAATTGCAGTAGTGGGTGGGGAGAGAGTGCATGCAACACAAATTTTCATCACCCCCCTCCCTCAGAAATCCTATATTATTCAGACACATTCATACGTGCCTGCCTCAATGGGATGTGTGTTTTAGCCCCCTTTCATTCTTTTTCATTGCTTTATCCTATTAACACATAGCCATTATTGTTAGTTCTCCACTTCTGTCTTTTTTGTTATTGTGCTTTTGTGTTTTTGGTATTGGTAAAGTCAAATTTTAAATCTTTTACAGTACCAACCCACTTAGACTAACTGTTTTGTAGAGCCTATTGCTTGTATAAATATTGTAAGTGTTTATTTTGTTTCACATTTGACCTATATAGGATACTTATAATCTGGGATTCAGATTCTTCTTGCTTTCACCTGCTCAACATTTTAGTAAGTAAGTCTGTCTGTCATTCCCTCTTCTTTTTTAGTTTATAACTGAATTCTCTGGGAGTTGGGGATGTGCATTGCATACTGATATAACACTATGATTTTTCGAGTAATTTGGAATAATTACTACTTAATTATGATGCCTGATGGTAAACTTTTTGGAGCTATGAGGTTGTATACTGTACTGGTCTGAACCAAACCAAAGTTACCCGCGGATTCCACCGGAAAGTAAGTATCGAAAAGTGAGATACGTAGACCTTATCCCGGTGACAGACCATTTCCTTGATGACTATGGTTCTGTTTTGGAATTATTAAATTGTAATGGTCTAATGTAGGTAATGGCATTTTGGAATGTGGTTCATTTGATAGAGTCTTTTTCAAGTTTATAAGTTAATGCAAGGCATATTTCTAGCTTAATCAATTTTAATTGTGTTTATGCTTTTAAGAACAATTTGTTTCCTTGGTTGTACTCTAGTTCTAGTTTTAGGTTCTTTATTTATTAGGTTTTCATTAGTTTAGGTGTTTTTggttttttaatttttaataaagtTTCATAATATGTTGGATTAATGTTAGATGATCTTGCATAATCATGTCTTGATTGCCTTTCATTACAGTTATAGATTCGTTTTAGGATTATGATTTAGTTTGTGGGAATGGTTGGTGCAGGATAAGGAAATTCTGGTTGCAAGCATCTAAAGAATGGAAACAATGGCATCAGCATCTGCAGCGATTCGCCTACCCCCAGATTCAGCTAACTACGATGAAGTTTCTATGCACCAAAGTTTGCTCTTTTCCAACAGTCTCGAGGTTTGTCTATTTTCATGATTCTCTTATATATTCTACATCACACTTATCTTTCACTTGGATTGAATCCATTTCTTTTCCCTATCAATTTTTTAACAAGTTTGCAAAAGTCAAGTACAATGCACTTCACCATTTGATAAAAGTCTGCCTAAGCATGTAAATGTAATCATGGGCTGGGAGGAAAATAAGACTGGAGGGCAATACATGCTTAGCTACATGAATACTTGAAAACCTTTTCAACTGACCTAAAGTTGTTATCAAAattcttcaggatttgaagaaccTGAGAAATCAGTTGTACTTGGCTGCggaatattttgaaaaatcattcaCCAATGACAACTCAAAACAGATGTGAGTACTTAAAAAGTCATGTAAATTAAGCTTAGACTTGGTACAATCTGTGTATCAGTAATATTTTACCTTTACTCAAACTTCATGCAGAGCGGTGGATGCATTAAAAACTTACACTATCAAAGCCCTTGTTAGTACTGTAGACCATCTGGGATCAGTATCCTACAAGGTTAATGATCTCTTGAGTGAGAAAATTGATGAAGTTTCTGTAACAAATATCCGAGTTTCCCACATTGAACAGGTATGCTATCTAAAATTTCTGCAAACATACCCCAATTTCTTTCATGTTAATGCACTAGATATTTGTATGCATTTCTGATCCTCTGCATTTTCGTGATCTGATATGTCAGCGACTGCGGACATGCCAGGCATATATAGACCAAGAAGGCCTCTCCCAGCAGTCACTGGAGATTAATACCCCCAAGCACCATAAGCATTACATCTTGCCAGGCAATAACATCTTCTTTTCAGTAGTCTATATTCCATATGCGTGCtttcattttcttttcttaaatCTTGTACTAGTTTCTAAGCACATCATTGAAAGTCTTTGCCTCTTTATATCTCTCTTTATCATGGGACATAACGGATATGGCTTGTTTCATGCTTCATGTTCAGTTGGAGCGACCATGTATGGTGGACACCGAAGTAAAGCAAAGTACGAAGGATGTAATCTTGATGATCAAGATGATTGGCGTGAAGTAAAGAACGGTAAAGCTTCTAAACTTGTGATTCTATTTCCAGAGGCTAGCATTCTGTACAACCAATATTTACTTGTAAGCTGAATGAATGTTTTCTTAAAGCTATTCGAGCTACAGTCAGAGAAACACCATTATCTTCAGTCAGGTAACTTCAAGCACAGCATCTCAAGTTCTTTCTTTCTTAATTAGCTCCAAAATTGATATGTATGCATTTAGTGCCATCCATTTGGCTGTTAAAGTATCAATATTTGAACTCTTTGCTTATTGTGACTCAGAAAAGAGCGTTCCCCGTCACCTTCTGCACTATCACAGCAACATCAGAGTTTAATGTTCAGCGGCAACGTGTCAAAACGATTTTTAGGTTTGCTTGACATCAAATCCCGCATCATTCAAATCTTCACAACTGTTTCTCTTCATTTTTTATGTTTGTAATAGTTAAATGTTTTCTAAAGTACAAATACATGTTGAACCTTGTGAAACAGAGAAGCGAACAGTTTCACCACATCGATTTCCTCTTCTACGTTTTGGATCCTTCTCTAGCAGGCCAGTGTCACCAAATTCGAGATCCAGCACTCCAAACTCAAGATCAACCACCCCAAATCTAAGTCGGCCTACCACCCCAAACTTAAGACAAGGGGTATGTTCTAATTCGTCAACTCAGTTTCTTACGAATAACATGTTCAAGCAAGCAGACGCATTTGGATTTAGATTTCATTCGATTCCAAGACGTTCAAATATAAGAAATGGCAACTCAATTCATGTCATTTGAATTCCACTATTCGGTGTGAAATTCATGTCCGCACACACAGTTTTACCCACTTTCTAGAGATTCTTCACTAAGCATAAGCGTTGTTGAATTCAATTGCTCATGTGTCGGTCATTGATTTTGTTCTCTTTTATATCTATTAGTATCTTTTGGAGTCCCGGAATTCATTTTCAATGCGTCACAATGTGGATGGAGAAAACTCCAAAGTGGGCGACCATATTCCCGGAAAAAGTAAACGTCTCCTTAAGGCGTTGCTTACTAAACGCAGACTAAAGAAAGATGATACACTATACACATATTTGGATGAATACTGATTTTTTTTATGCCAGAAGCAAATCCAAGGAATGTACAGAAGAAGATGAGATTACCTGATGTTTCTCTCTTAAATTCTCCATTCGCTAGAAGCCTATGACGTATTAAATCTCTGCACCTCCTCCCTTAAGTTGTTTGCAGTCAATGCAGTTGTCTATATATTTCTTATCTATACAGAGTAGGTTGTCACCATCATATTGTGTGGATGGTAGATTGTCTTTCCACAGAAGCTTTTCGTAGCTAGAGATCATGTTGATGAAATGATGAATGTATGGTTACAACTTACAGATATAGTAATATATTTCCAGGATGTCGCTTGCTAGTCAATCTTGTGATAATGTAACCGGTGCAATATATGAACTGTGGTCTGGGGTTCTAAGTTGTAAGAAGTAAGGGCCTCAGTTTCTGTTCTATTGTGTAAAAGAGTTAGAGTTGTAACGCTATTGCCTATGTCGTGAAAGCATCTCGACCATACCACCTACTAAATTAGAACACAAATACAACATATGGATATGGTATATGGGAAATGTGATGGTGTAAAATGACCGGAAGCTTAACTTTCTATTAAATAGATTTTATATCAGATAAAATTGCAAATGCTAGATATACGAAGTTTCAgataaaattacctacgaatgaCGATAAAAAGCAGCAAAATGATAGGACCTGAAATGATGCCAGAAGTTTATTCCTTGAGCAAACTCAATGTAAAAAACTTACAGAGAACAAGGATGAAGTCAGATTTTTGTTCCTTGACCAAACCCCTTAACAGATTTTGTGGCCAAAGCATGTTGTATAACAACAAAAGTGCTATATGATGATCGAAGAAATCTTGCTTCAACAGTGTTATATGATGATCAAAAAAATCTTGCTTCAACCACCTCAAAGTGTctgaacaaaataaaaataaaataataaatgaaaCCTGTTAAATATCACTGCCATGTTTAGCTCGTAAAGTTCAAATCAATCATAAGTTTTATCACACAATAAAATGATAGCAAAACAAGAATCCACATATATATGTAAAATTCTTTCATTGAAAGACAGATACTATAAGGAAGTACAATGTTACAACTTTTACTGGAACTCACATTAGAATCCATTTTTTAAAGCATATGTCTTAAAAAAAAATTCTCGCATCTTCCAAAGATTGAAACTTTTGATACATATATGGAACACCATTTCCATCCACATTTTCAAAAATCCCCCCCCCCCCAACTCAAAATCATCTTCCTCAACATCAACAAGTTCCTAATCTCATCAATGTTAACAAGAATTTCGTTTTTTCCAAAATTATCTTCATATTCAAAGTCATCAAATCGCGGGGTGTTAGGCTCATTGTTAGTTTCACCTAACACTTCATTCGTACTTAAATCATCAAGATGTAATGCATGATCAACTTTTTTTTTCTTCTCGTTTTTCTCTTTTGAACTAAACATGCAGAGCAAATAATTTATCCGCCataataaataacaaatttaGAGAGAAATGATACCTTAAATTTTGTGGATCTTCCCTCAAGTTTTGGAAGAAATCGCCAAGAACACAAGAGTTTGGTTGGTACTTTTTGAGGTGCGGAATGTGAAGCAGAAGAGAACAATGCGAAGGATAGAGGGCAAGGGAACGAGACGTACCAAAAGTTTCCGCGaaacataaatatatatttttttaaatcaGAGCTGCCCATTTCTCGATCCAACAGTTTAAAAACAGATTGTTGTGAAAATCGCCCCTGGCGGACTGGACGCCATTACTAATTATCAGGCCCACACTAAAGAACCGTTTAAActacaaaacaaaaaaacaaaagtGGACTCCAATTTCCAAAGATATAGAAAATGCTTAAAAAAAAGCATAAGAATGGTTCTTTAGTTTTAAAATTGTTGCAGTTGATTACACAAAAGAATGACTATGCTAAATCAAAATTCCATTTTTGAATGAGTGTGTTGTTTAAATCAAAGTTCAAGCTTGGAGTTTCCAAACTGGCTAAACATTATGGCCATGTCCATACCCTGATCCATTGTAGGCACAGCCACGTCGATAGGACAGACTGTTGAAAACCCGGGCTTTCCAGATTTTTGTACTTTCTTTATGCAGCGCTTGAACTTCTGATGACATTTCACGTTATTCATACCTGAAAATATGGAGACATCGTTGTTACAACTGCCTTTGGTATGTCTGCGAGACTTCTATCAAGTCCCTTTTTTGCATAATCACATCAAGCATGACTTCTAGTATAAAATTATCAGTCCACAACAAAATGTGATCAAAGTGCAATATTCATTTTTTTTTAGCCAAAGTGCAATGTAGGAATAAGAGAGGCTGGATTCTAGAAAGGAAAATCCGGCTCTCACTTTAAGGTTGTAATGATACAATCGATTTAAATATAGAAAGAACCAATGGATAATGAAAGGCACATATAATTTGCTAATTTTATACCACTGTTTATCCTCAATTACGTACACTCATCATTGCACCAGACTATCTGGGGACCTGGAGATTTCTAGTTTGCAGTTTAAGTAATATGATCTAAATAACAAAATCCACCAACATTTTCCACTTGTGGACTCACTACTAGGCCACCTCTAGAGATATTTCACCAAGAAAAAAAGAGCTAATTACATGACTCTTGGATATTCAGCTCTCTGCTCATTCTGAGAAAGCAAATTCAGGACAaagtatatataaaaaaaacttcACTTGCCAGAGTTTAATCCTCATTTTTCATTACATTCTGGCCAGAAAACACAAGAACAATTACCTTCCATGTTTAAAAGTTGACTTCAAAATCCAATTGGGTGGCACCCTTGAGGGGTGCCAAACATGTCCAACACatcataaaaaataattttttattttaccTTCCATCTTCATAATTACCACCCTCCAAGTCCAATAGTTAATATCCCACGTAAGATGCCTAAATGgtccacaaacatataaaaaCTAGGCAAAATATATAACAAGTATGGGTAATATATATTTTTAGTGCAACCAAGTTTTTTCTATTTAAAAGGCCAAAAGTTGACAACTTCTCTTGGCACCTCTTGGGCACCCTTGTGACTCAAATAGAGAGGCACCCGAGAGTGTCATGACACGTAGGATTTGGCATCCTTCTTGACTCTcctattggagatgctctaactGCACAGTCACCCACTTGCCTTTACAAAGCCTTGACCCCTTTACAAGCCGAGGGTAGGAACACTACGGCAAGATTCCTTTTGATCATGCTTAATTTGTAACAATTATGGAAAAGGATTCAAGAAAATTAATGATGAAGTCAAAAAAGACATGATAGCattttaaacaaacaagcatgCAATTAGAAGATTAAAGTCTTTTGGCTAATTATCTCTCCCTTTCTATATActaatttcttttctttctaaaGTAGGTTCCAATCCAAATAAGACCATAAAATTAAAAACTAGTTGTTGCAACGAATGGAATGAGAAAAAATGTAAGGGAACTAAGAGATTGAAGAGAAGGTTAAAAGACAAATAACATTCTATGATGATGTTTGTAAATGATACGAATAGGAAAAATGTATGAGCATCGACTTTTAAATAGGCGTGGCATTTAATTCTAGTTTATCTTTATGATAATGGAAACTATGAATACATTCCCACAAAATAGGACACATCTCATTCTATTTCCCCAAGCCATTTCATTCCTCCCAAGCAGTTAAATCAGAGGTTAAGATTGTGAAGATACAGCAAAGTGAAATCGTTACACGACCATAAAGATAAATCGTATCCATTATTGCTGCCTTACTGATGAGCACAGTGTTAAGACAAACAATCTTATCAACCTTCAGAAAACGACTCCACCTCAATAAAAACACAAACTACTTCCCTTTCTACTATACTATTCTAAATCGTTACTAAATGTTGCAGCTGTATTATTAAAGATGAAGTAATTCTCTTCAATTTAGTGAAACACATGACTTCTGATTATCGTTAAATGTCACAAAACCACACGGAATCGACCTTTAAATTAAATATAGCTCCGAGGCAGGTcccaaaaaaataaaaaatagttaCCTATGAATTGTTGATAACAGAAATTAGCAGGAGTACCTTTTTGTCCAACGCAATCATCATGAACCTTACAACAAGCGTCGAGGTCATCACAAGGCTTCTCACCGGGACATCCAGACCATCCAACTCCACAATACTTCCCGTACCTTATCCCAATAGCTTAAAACACAATACACAACTATCATAAGTTGCTTAATGTAAAAGAGTAAAGCAAATCCATTAAaagaaaatcataaaataaaAATCACACTACCAATAAAAACTTAAAAAATAAAACTCACTATCGCAATTTTGAGCCACGCATGTGGTACTGCATGTCACCTCCTGGACAACATTCTAAGATTTAGAATTTTGTACAAACAGAACACACACATTCCACATGCATATATTGTAATGAAAAGGACAGGTACCTGTGAATTTTCATTGGATTGCCCAATTTGGAAGAGGAAGCACATGATGATGACAGTGAGGATACATGCAGGTGACAATACTGCCGGAAAAGTACGCCGGAGCATTCTCGGATCTTGTTTTTCTGGTCTTGTTTTATACTGTGCGAGAGATTCtatgtatataaaaaaaataaggtATGAAACTGAAAGTGATTACAAGTTCGTTTTGGAGACCAGGTTTTATGAATTATTAAAGATTTTCTTAAAAAATACTTGCTGAAATCGTGCACTCACGCAGCAAAATTTTGATTTTTACAATTTCCTTTTGTAGATGTATAAAAAATTTCTCTACCAAATGACTATCATTTTTGCATATTTAAAAACAATAATTTAATAAAGTTTGATTCTTTTCAGAAAACCGAAAATAAAATTCAAGGGAGATGTGTCACACACACGTCTACAATATACATGCAAATATGCAATAGAATATCATTtaaagaagaagtatatgtttcATTAATGTTGAATCATTTGTTTGTATTTGGTTCTAAGCATAGACAATCTTTTTTGGACAGCAAATTTCTCATTCTTCCTCCCCATTTTGTCAAGGTAGAACAAAATCTTTTTAAGAGTTCCTATAACCTCCTCGCTATCGTCTCCAAATGCTTTCTCTTGAATTTGCAGGACCCTTTGGAGATGTCCCAGTAGCTCCTTGTCATCCTTCTCCATTCTGCTTTGAATGGATACCAAGCAGTCTAGTGCCTCGCCTGAAATTCAAATTACATACGTAAGGTGTAGAACGATAAAAAGCAGAAGAGCTAGAAACGGAAAGATGAAGTGGAGACGGTAGCAAGGATCATAATCAAGAGCAAAGTGCCAGGATTGGGGAGTTTGCAGCTTTTAAGATAAACCAAACCATAGAATTTTGAAGTTATTTCATTATTCATTGTGGTGCAAATGAAAAAAAAAACGTTGATATTGAAGGCAAAGCTCACCAACTGGAAGAGAATCTTTTCCAAATGCCTTCTCACGGATTAGTAAAACCTCCAAGGCAAGTTGCTCGGCTTCTTCATTTTGGTTTAAGTTGTATAGAGTAATTGCTAGATTTAACTTTGGAAAGGTAAT
The sequence above is drawn from the Apium graveolens cultivar Ventura chromosome 2, ASM990537v1, whole genome shotgun sequence genome and encodes:
- the LOC141708287 gene encoding protein ABIL2-like; amino-acid sequence: METMASASAAIRLPPDSANYDEVSMHQSLLFSNSLEDLKNLRNQLYLAAEYFEKSFTNDNSKQIAVDALKTYTIKALVSTVDHLGSVSYKVNDLLSEKIDEVSVTNIRVSHIEQRLRTCQAYIDQEGLSQQSLEINTPKHHKHYILPVGATMYGGHRSKAKYEGCNLDDQDDWREVKNAIRATVRETPLSSVRKERSPSPSALSQQHQSLMFSGNVSKRFLEKRTVSPHRFPLLRFGSFSSRPVSPNSRSSTPNSRSTTPNLSRPTTPNLRQGYLLESRNSFSMRHNVDGENSKVGDHIPGKSKRLLKALLTKRRLKKDDTLYTYLDEY
- the LOC141708289 gene encoding putative phospholipase A2 homolog 1, producing the protein MLRRTFPAVLSPACILTVIIMCFLFQIGQSNENSQEVTCSTTCVAQNCDTIGIRYGKYCGVGWSGCPGEKPCDDLDACCKVHDDCVGQKGMNNVKCHQKFKRCIKKVQKSGKPGFSTVCPIDVAVPTMDQGMDMAIMFSQFGNSKLEL